One Vicinamibacterales bacterium genomic window carries:
- a CDS encoding NAD-dependent epimerase/dehydratase family protein, with protein MTTRRHVLKAGAAALASGLLPASPLRAQAPLGILMLGGTGFVGPQIVHAALARGHRVSMLNRGRRAPNQHGDDFSKVEALRGDRTRPDAYDALKGRRWDVVVDTANSVPWTRAAAAALSGRVGRYLYVSSTGVFWPYRTVEIPESGPVRLADVPPQDPPSFGVMKAQSEQAARDVFPDGHLVIRPGYIVGPGDGSDRFTYWPVRMARGGEVLVPGRTSDRVQYIDVRDLAEWMVRLMEARASGTFNAVGPATAQTLGEFIEGLAPMAAPGTTYTWIDDYAWLKAYPLRPKTADDPGGLIEAIPWVMADGDELGHMRIANTKARGAGLTYRALLTTARDTLAWRQSDAAPEALRMTPRYVMTPEQERAILAAWKARR; from the coding sequence ATGACGACCCGACGCCATGTGCTCAAGGCGGGTGCCGCGGCCCTGGCCTCGGGACTGCTGCCCGCGTCGCCCCTCCGCGCGCAGGCGCCGCTCGGCATCCTCATGCTGGGCGGCACCGGCTTCGTCGGGCCCCAGATCGTGCACGCCGCGCTGGCGCGCGGCCATCGCGTGTCGATGCTGAATCGCGGCCGGCGCGCGCCGAACCAGCACGGGGACGACTTCTCGAAGGTGGAGGCGCTGCGCGGCGACCGGACGCGGCCGGACGCCTACGATGCCCTGAAGGGCCGGCGCTGGGACGTGGTGGTCGACACGGCCAACAGCGTCCCGTGGACGCGCGCGGCGGCCGCGGCGCTGAGCGGCCGCGTGGGCCGCTATCTCTACGTGTCGTCCACCGGCGTCTTCTGGCCGTACCGCACGGTGGAGATTCCCGAGTCCGGCCCCGTCCGCCTGGCCGACGTGCCGCCGCAGGACCCGCCGAGTTTCGGCGTGATGAAGGCGCAGAGCGAGCAGGCGGCCCGCGACGTGTTCCCGGACGGCCACCTGGTGATCCGGCCCGGCTACATCGTCGGACCCGGGGATGGGAGCGACCGGTTCACCTACTGGCCCGTCCGCATGGCCCGTGGCGGGGAGGTGCTGGTACCGGGGCGGACGAGCGACCGCGTGCAGTACATCGACGTCCGCGACCTGGCCGAGTGGATGGTGCGCCTCATGGAGGCCCGGGCGTCGGGCACGTTCAACGCCGTCGGTCCCGCCACGGCCCAGACGCTGGGCGAGTTCATCGAGGGCCTGGCGCCGATGGCCGCGCCGGGCACGACGTACACCTGGATCGACGACTACGCGTGGTTGAAGGCGTACCCGCTCCGGCCGAAGACGGCCGACGATCCCGGCGGGCTCATCGAAGCCATTCCGTGGGTGATGGCCGACGGCGACGAGCTGGGGCACATGCGGATCGCCAACACGAAGGCGCGCGGGGCGGGCCTGACGTATCGCGCCCTCCTGACGACGGCGCGCGACACGCTCGCGTGGCGGCAGTCGGACGCGGCGCCGGAGGCGCTTCGGATGACGCCTCGCTACGTGATGACGCCCGAGCAGGAGCGCGCGATCCTGGCGGCGTGGAAGGCCCGCCGCTGA
- a CDS encoding M14 family zinc carboxypeptidase: protein MRSYSRFHSFAAAGAAAALALSLGAGATAQQARPATTGAPQKQDQEYTAKIREALQDPRITTELVDHLPASDTVPTPLKFLGRYVGQPGELTYAKDIARYYQELARVSPRAKYWKIGTTEEGRDIVALAVADEATIKNLESYRTQLASLTDPRKTTDVQAAALLKTAKPIYYILSGIHSPENGGPEMLIELAYRLIVEETPFIQSIRNNVITLITPVIEVDGREKQVDTYYFNKTRAQGDARLPLMYWGKYVQHDNNRDGMGQFLELTKTVTRMQLQWTPTIMHDLHEAQTYLYSSTGTGPYNDALDPITISEWWLLAQTDVMEMAKRGVPGVFTYGFYDGWVPNYMFFIAHSHNAIGRFYEVQSYGPDNYTARAGATTTSKEWFRPNPPLPEIKWGPRNNTNIQESALLLSMHYVAEHRTTFLENYWMKNKRSVEKGKRGPVYAWHIPANQRRKADTADAVNELLRQGLEIQRATSAFTAGGVSVAAGDYIVRGDQPYRTLADMYFSVQNYPPQNPRPYDDTGWTFQYMRDLTIAEVKDASVLSAAMAPVTGPVTAAGGVQGTGSTLVVDHTADNALVTFRFKNPSVKMAAAEEDFELAGHRFRAGAVVVPNADRATLEPMLKDLGLSAWAVDAPPAVKTHDLDIPRIGYVHSWTRTQDEGWVRAALDTYGVPYTYFADQKLREGSLRAKYDVIIFPHVGGTPTSQVNGMAMTGKTPLPYKKTDKTPNLAYVDSSDDIRGGMGLEGLLNLVQFVQEGGTLITEGSTSTILPEYGVTSGITVESPPQLFVRGSIVRGKMADLKSPLAYGFDASDLPVYFNQDPVLNVAAGGPGAFRGFFGGGAANAGLGQNVTPNAQPLRIQPLESAPAGDRGGRAAPDEMAQFRSMAAQFGITIDETRPRVVVAFSQNPADLLLSGTIAGAQGLTGKAALVDAALGKGHVVMFAIRPFWRWQTQGTFSLGFNALMNWNDLDAGKADTRTSTSRQ, encoded by the coding sequence ATGCGGTCGTACTCTCGATTCCATTCCTTCGCCGCGGCCGGCGCCGCCGCGGCCCTGGCGCTGTCGCTGGGGGCGGGTGCGACGGCCCAGCAGGCCCGGCCGGCGACCACCGGCGCTCCCCAGAAGCAGGACCAGGAATACACGGCGAAGATCCGCGAGGCGCTGCAGGATCCGCGCATCACCACCGAGCTCGTCGATCACCTGCCGGCGTCCGACACCGTGCCCACGCCGCTGAAGTTCCTGGGCCGCTACGTGGGACAGCCGGGCGAGCTCACCTACGCGAAGGACATCGCCCGCTACTACCAGGAGCTGGCGCGCGTGTCTCCGCGCGCGAAGTACTGGAAGATCGGCACGACCGAAGAGGGGCGTGACATCGTCGCGCTGGCGGTTGCCGACGAGGCCACCATCAAGAACCTCGAGAGTTACCGCACCCAGCTCGCCTCGCTCACCGATCCCCGGAAGACCACCGACGTCCAGGCGGCGGCCCTCCTGAAGACGGCCAAGCCCATCTACTACATCCTGAGCGGCATCCACTCGCCCGAGAACGGCGGCCCGGAGATGCTCATCGAGCTGGCCTATCGCCTGATCGTCGAGGAGACGCCCTTCATCCAGTCGATCCGGAACAACGTGATCACGCTCATCACGCCCGTCATCGAGGTGGACGGCCGCGAGAAGCAGGTGGACACCTACTACTTCAACAAGACGCGCGCGCAGGGCGATGCCCGGCTGCCGCTCATGTACTGGGGCAAGTACGTCCAGCACGACAACAACCGCGACGGCATGGGCCAGTTCCTCGAGCTGACCAAGACGGTCACCCGGATGCAGCTGCAGTGGACGCCCACGATCATGCACGACCTGCACGAGGCGCAGACCTACCTGTACTCGTCCACGGGCACGGGGCCGTACAACGATGCGCTCGACCCGATCACGATCAGCGAGTGGTGGCTGCTCGCCCAGACCGACGTGATGGAGATGGCCAAGCGCGGCGTGCCAGGCGTCTTCACCTACGGGTTCTACGACGGGTGGGTGCCGAACTACATGTTCTTCATCGCGCACTCGCACAACGCCATCGGCCGCTTCTACGAGGTGCAGAGCTACGGCCCCGACAACTACACCGCTCGCGCCGGCGCCACCACGACCAGCAAGGAGTGGTTCCGCCCGAATCCGCCGCTGCCCGAGATCAAGTGGGGTCCCAGGAACAACACGAACATCCAGGAGTCGGCGCTGCTGCTCTCGATGCACTACGTGGCGGAGCACCGGACCACGTTCCTCGAGAACTACTGGATGAAGAACAAGCGGTCGGTCGAGAAGGGGAAGCGCGGCCCCGTCTACGCCTGGCACATCCCGGCGAACCAGCGCCGGAAGGCCGACACGGCGGACGCGGTGAACGAGCTGCTGCGCCAGGGGCTGGAGATCCAGCGCGCGACGAGCGCGTTCACGGCGGGTGGGGTCTCGGTGGCCGCCGGCGACTACATCGTGCGCGGCGACCAGCCGTACCGGACGCTCGCGGACATGTACTTCTCCGTCCAGAACTACCCGCCGCAGAACCCGCGCCCCTACGACGACACGGGCTGGACGTTCCAGTACATGCGCGACCTCACGATTGCCGAGGTGAAGGACGCGTCGGTGCTCTCGGCCGCCATGGCGCCCGTGACCGGCCCGGTGACGGCGGCCGGCGGCGTGCAGGGCACCGGGTCGACGCTGGTCGTGGATCACACGGCCGACAACGCGCTCGTCACCTTCCGCTTCAAGAACCCGTCGGTGAAGATGGCGGCGGCGGAGGAGGACTTCGAGCTGGCCGGGCACAGGTTCCGCGCCGGCGCCGTCGTGGTCCCGAACGCCGACCGCGCCACCCTCGAGCCCATGCTGAAGGACCTGGGCCTCTCCGCCTGGGCGGTCGACGCGCCGCCGGCCGTGAAGACCCACGACCTCGACATCCCGCGCATCGGCTACGTGCACAGCTGGACGCGGACGCAGGACGAGGGCTGGGTGCGCGCGGCGCTCGACACCTACGGCGTGCCCTACACCTACTTCGCCGATCAGAAGCTGCGGGAGGGCAGCCTCCGGGCGAAGTACGACGTCATCATCTTCCCGCACGTCGGCGGTACCCCCACCTCGCAGGTGAACGGCATGGCCATGACCGGCAAGACGCCGCTGCCGTACAAGAAGACCGACAAGACGCCGAATCTCGCCTACGTGGACTCGAGCGACGACATCCGGGGCGGCATGGGGCTCGAAGGGCTCCTGAACCTCGTGCAGTTCGTGCAGGAAGGCGGGACGCTCATCACCGAGGGGTCGACGTCCACGATCCTCCCCGAGTACGGCGTCACGTCGGGCATCACCGTGGAGAGTCCGCCGCAGCTCTTCGTCCGCGGCTCGATCGTCCGCGGCAAGATGGCGGACCTCAAGAGCCCCCTCGCCTATGGCTTCGACGCGAGCGATCTGCCCGTCTACTTCAACCAGGATCCGGTGCTGAACGTGGCCGCGGGCGGCCCCGGCGCCTTCCGCGGCTTCTTCGGCGGCGGGGCGGCCAACGCCGGGCTCGGCCAGAACGTGACCCCCAACGCGCAGCCGCTGCGCATCCAGCCGCTCGAGAGTGCCCCGGCCGGCGATCGCGGTGGGCGGGCCGCGCCCGACGAGATGGCGCAGTTCCGGTCGATGGCCGCGCAGTTCGGCATCACGATCGACGAGACCCGTCCGCGCGTCGTCGTCGCGTTCTCGCAGAACCCGGCCGATCTCCTGCTGTCGGGCACCATCGCCGGCGCGCAGGGGCTCACGGGCAAGGCGGCGCTCGTGGACGCCGCGCTCGGCAAGGGCCATGTCGTGATGTTCGCGATCCGGCCGTTCTGGCGCTGGCAGACCCAGGGCACGTTCAGCCTGGGCTTCAACGCCCTGATGAACTGGAACGACCTGGACGCGGGGAAGGCCGACACGCGGACGTCGACCTCGCGTCAGTAG
- a CDS encoding PQQ-dependent sugar dehydrogenase, producing MSPRYARFPAAALLASMALPAAAQAPSPAAPPAPAHLTVPDGFTASVFASGLQGARLMAVSPEGVLVVARRAEVVALPDANHDGVAEPTVLLRDMAYAHSLAFHDGYLYIGTTPAVLRVKWERGGIAGTPETYVDLPSSTPAMHTSRTIAFGPDGRLYVGIGSSCNVCVEGDPRRTTIQVFDGPGSKGRTFAAGLHNAVGFDWDPSTGRMWSADTGQEKLGDDYPPDEINLIEDGRHYGFPFFVGKNVASTVPELEGVPRTLQASAVVPPAFELPAHASPLGLTFYRGTAFPEPFRSSMFVAIHGSTQRPAGKIGYSVVRVTMKDGRPVASEDFATGWLEGDAVSGRPVGLVTGADGALYVSDDNKGFIYRLAATGPAAGQKPPDAAVREVFSRALPTLDGAALSARVSEVTYPPGGVSTAHRHPCPVVGYVLDGAVRFAVNGEPARVVTAGETFFETLGDEHTVSANASDTAPARFLAFLVCDTKAQE from the coding sequence ATGAGTCCCAGATACGCCCGGTTCCCTGCGGCCGCCCTGCTGGCGTCGATGGCGCTTCCCGCGGCCGCGCAGGCGCCGTCGCCAGCGGCCCCGCCCGCGCCCGCCCACCTGACGGTGCCCGACGGCTTCACGGCCTCGGTCTTCGCGTCGGGACTCCAGGGCGCGCGGCTGATGGCCGTGAGCCCCGAGGGCGTGCTCGTGGTGGCCAGGCGCGCCGAGGTCGTGGCCCTGCCCGACGCGAACCACGACGGCGTGGCCGAGCCGACGGTGCTCCTGCGCGACATGGCCTACGCCCACAGCCTGGCGTTCCACGACGGCTATCTCTACATCGGCACGACGCCGGCCGTGCTGCGCGTGAAGTGGGAGCGCGGCGGGATCGCCGGCACGCCCGAGACCTACGTGGATCTGCCCTCGTCCACGCCCGCCATGCACACGTCGCGCACGATCGCGTTCGGCCCGGACGGCCGGCTCTACGTGGGGATCGGGTCGTCCTGCAACGTGTGCGTGGAGGGCGATCCGCGGCGGACCACGATTCAGGTGTTCGACGGCCCAGGCTCGAAGGGCCGGACCTTCGCCGCCGGCCTGCACAACGCGGTGGGCTTCGACTGGGATCCGTCCACGGGCCGGATGTGGTCGGCCGACACCGGCCAGGAGAAGCTCGGCGACGACTACCCGCCCGACGAGATCAACCTCATCGAGGACGGCCGCCACTACGGCTTCCCGTTCTTCGTCGGCAAGAACGTGGCGAGCACGGTGCCCGAACTGGAGGGCGTGCCGCGCACGCTCCAGGCGAGCGCCGTCGTGCCTCCGGCCTTCGAGCTGCCGGCCCACGCGTCACCCCTCGGGCTCACCTTCTACCGAGGCACCGCGTTTCCGGAGCCGTTCCGCAGCTCGATGTTCGTCGCCATCCACGGATCCACGCAGCGTCCCGCGGGGAAGATCGGCTACTCCGTGGTGCGCGTCACGATGAAGGACGGCCGCCCGGTGGCGAGCGAGGACTTCGCCACGGGCTGGCTCGAGGGCGATGCCGTGTCGGGGCGTCCCGTGGGTCTCGTCACCGGTGCCGACGGCGCGCTCTACGTCTCGGACGACAACAAGGGCTTCATCTATCGCCTCGCGGCCACCGGCCCTGCGGCGGGCCAGAAGCCGCCGGATGCGGCGGTGCGCGAGGTGTTCTCACGCGCGCTGCCGACGCTCGACGGCGCGGCGCTGAGTGCCCGCGTGAGCGAGGTGACCTACCCGCCCGGCGGGGTGTCAACCGCGCATCGCCACCCGTGCCCGGTCGTCGGCTACGTGCTCGACGGCGCCGTGCGCTTCGCCGTCAACGGCGAGCCGGCGCGCGTCGTCACGGCCGGCGAGACCTTCTTCGAGACGCTGGGCGACGAGCACACGGTGTCGGCCAATGCCAGCGACACCGCGCCCGCGCGCTTCCTCGCGTTCCTGGTCTGCGACACGAAGGCGCAGGAGTAG
- a CDS encoding PLP-dependent aminotransferase family protein, whose translation MDLHVRLGGRGDLAEQIFRQVLEAILDGRLRPGERLPPSRALAARLSVSRNTVGVAYERLAAEGVIEGRVGAGSFVVPGPLPAHPAGRAPTGVVAPRASFTARPIERQAPPVEVRYDFGIGTPDDSLFPLTIWRRFVAAALRGSVEEYSTYGHPAGHPALRAAVARHVGVSRAVRASADDVLLTNGAQQAFDLVGRVLVSPGLRVAVEDPGYPRARLLFDSLGARVAGVPVDDEGLRVDRLPPSARLVYVTPSHQFPTGVTMSLRRRMALLDWADRAGAVIVEDDYDTEFRFGGRPLDPLQSLDRSGRVVYVGSFSKVLLPGLRQGFLVAPASLQPALQAARQLADWHGDVTTQAALARFIDSGHLARHIRVVTRVYADRYARIAAGIDRHLARWLAVVPSSAGMHVAALVHRGVAVQASDVVGEAARRGLRVHALADFAAGQPPMNGVVLGFGAIPSARIDAGLALLARAFAASGRPGGRG comes from the coding sequence ATGGACCTGCACGTCCGGCTCGGCGGCCGGGGCGACCTCGCCGAGCAGATCTTCCGCCAGGTGCTCGAGGCCATCCTCGACGGCCGGCTCCGCCCCGGGGAGCGGCTGCCGCCGTCGCGGGCGCTGGCGGCCCGCCTCTCGGTCTCGCGCAACACCGTCGGCGTCGCCTACGAGCGGCTCGCGGCCGAGGGCGTCATCGAAGGCCGGGTCGGCGCCGGGTCGTTCGTGGTGCCCGGCCCGCTGCCCGCGCACCCGGCGGGCCGTGCCCCCACCGGTGTCGTCGCGCCGCGCGCGTCCTTCACGGCGCGGCCCATCGAACGCCAGGCGCCGCCGGTCGAGGTGCGCTACGACTTCGGCATCGGGACACCCGACGACTCGCTCTTTCCCCTGACCATCTGGCGGCGGTTCGTGGCCGCGGCCCTGCGTGGCAGCGTCGAGGAGTACTCGACCTACGGGCATCCCGCGGGCCATCCGGCCCTCCGGGCCGCGGTGGCGCGACACGTCGGCGTCTCGCGCGCGGTCAGGGCTTCGGCGGACGACGTGCTGCTGACCAACGGCGCGCAGCAGGCGTTCGATCTGGTGGGTCGCGTGCTCGTCTCGCCAGGCCTCCGTGTGGCGGTCGAGGACCCGGGCTACCCACGTGCCCGCCTGCTCTTCGACTCGCTCGGCGCCCGTGTCGCGGGTGTGCCCGTGGACGACGAAGGGCTGCGGGTCGATCGGCTGCCGCCGTCGGCCCGGCTCGTCTACGTGACGCCCTCGCACCAGTTTCCCACCGGCGTCACCATGTCGCTGCGCCGGCGCATGGCCCTGCTGGACTGGGCGGATCGTGCCGGCGCCGTGATCGTCGAGGACGACTACGACACGGAGTTCCGCTTCGGCGGACGGCCGCTGGATCCGCTGCAGAGCCTCGATCGATCGGGCCGGGTCGTCTACGTGGGCTCGTTCTCGAAGGTCCTGCTCCCGGGTCTGCGACAGGGATTCCTCGTGGCGCCCGCGAGCCTGCAGCCGGCGCTGCAGGCCGCGCGTCAGCTCGCCGACTGGCACGGGGACGTCACGACGCAGGCGGCGCTGGCCCGCTTCATCGACAGCGGCCACCTGGCCCGCCACATCCGCGTCGTCACACGGGTCTACGCCGACCGCTACGCACGCATCGCCGCCGGCATCGATCGGCACCTGGCCCGATGGCTCGCCGTCGTGCCCTCGTCGGCGGGCATGCACGTCGCCGCGCTCGTGCACCGGGGCGTGGCCGTCCAGGCATCGGACGTCGTCGGCGAGGCCGCGCGCCGTGGCCTGCGCGTCCACGCGCTGGCCGACTTCGCGGCCGGTCAGCCCCCGATGAACGGCGTGGTGCTGGGCTTCGGCGCCATCCCGTCCGCCAGGATCGACGCCGGTCTCGCGCTCCTCGCGCGTGCCTTCGCCGCGTCCGGCCGCCCGGGCGGCCGCGGGTGA
- a CDS encoding VWA domain-containing protein: MDGPKARGGAVGLLVLAAAAATVGRPGAQPFHSGVTLRVLDVVVTTADGQPARNLGRDDFEITDGGAQVAIRFVTAVDVPAPDSPDQPAAAGPDPGVWTNVGIGARRAFAVVLDDLNTRASDTAKTRSIARAFVERLPAGDLAAIVYTGQQSGTQEFTADKTRLARSLDHYIGRTAVPDLDLVTDGAAGSLAATMRGTLGGEVRANYERTVQTLLNVTEWLSAIEDRRKAILFVTAGLEPALAQAFLGGVDGRDIGGRGMGALFARLVDRAASANVAVYPLDYEGLSAPMSRDLPAARSGGLNPLIVLADETGGVAGVNTNDSGQLFDRMIQDASAYYLVGYEPPADGRSTTRRRARHVRVRVRADGLTARARRTYLAGRESRMSPRETATARLSSPLPGGALTLHVQASPFPRANGQSRAMAVLEVAGADLERSLSTAGADVTVEYRIAANDVQGRVVAADAGTVRIRLSKDRQAAPPRQLRMFAHLDLLPGAYRVRAAVAHGDAHGVVAGDIDVPDLRKVRLAVTPLFLVSSGASTVPVRREDYAPFRGRLPAAPTTRRVFHPGEAIETYLEVWAGRDAAAAGAAGRPTARAALVDSVGAEVVRVPVSVGAAGRGLAGGLVFPVTARTLLDSLPAGRYELRVAIASGRATPITRSVGFSLTP, encoded by the coding sequence ATGGACGGGCCCAAGGCGCGCGGAGGGGCTGTCGGCCTGCTCGTCCTGGCCGCAGCCGCCGCCACAGTCGGCCGGCCCGGCGCCCAGCCGTTCCATTCAGGCGTGACACTGCGCGTGCTCGACGTCGTCGTCACGACGGCCGACGGGCAGCCGGCGCGCAATCTCGGGCGGGACGACTTCGAGATCACGGACGGCGGCGCGCAGGTCGCGATCCGGTTCGTCACCGCCGTAGACGTGCCCGCGCCGGACTCACCTGACCAGCCCGCTGCCGCTGGCCCGGACCCGGGCGTGTGGACCAACGTCGGCATCGGCGCGCGACGCGCATTCGCCGTCGTGCTCGACGACCTGAACACCAGGGCCAGCGACACGGCCAAAACGCGGTCGATCGCGCGGGCGTTCGTCGAGCGCCTGCCGGCGGGCGATCTCGCGGCGATCGTCTACACGGGCCAGCAGTCGGGCACGCAGGAATTCACAGCCGACAAGACGCGCCTTGCGCGGTCACTGGATCACTACATAGGCCGCACCGCGGTGCCGGATCTGGATCTGGTGACGGATGGCGCTGCCGGCAGCTTGGCCGCCACGATGCGCGGGACGCTGGGAGGCGAGGTGCGCGCGAACTACGAGCGCACCGTGCAGACGCTGCTGAACGTCACCGAGTGGCTGTCGGCGATCGAAGACCGGCGGAAGGCCATCCTCTTCGTGACTGCCGGCCTCGAACCGGCCCTCGCCCAGGCGTTCCTCGGCGGCGTGGACGGGCGGGACATCGGGGGGCGTGGGATGGGCGCTCTGTTCGCGCGGCTCGTCGACCGCGCGGCGTCGGCCAACGTCGCCGTGTACCCCCTAGACTATGAGGGCCTGTCGGCGCCGATGAGCCGGGATCTGCCGGCGGCCCGGTCGGGCGGCCTGAATCCGCTGATCGTGCTGGCCGATGAGACCGGCGGAGTCGCCGGCGTGAACACCAACGATTCCGGCCAGTTGTTCGACCGCATGATTCAGGACGCCAGCGCCTACTATCTCGTCGGCTACGAACCGCCGGCCGACGGCCGATCCACCACGCGCCGGCGCGCGCGCCACGTGCGCGTGCGCGTTCGGGCCGACGGACTGACAGCCCGCGCCCGGAGAACCTACCTGGCCGGACGGGAATCTCGGATGAGCCCGCGCGAGACCGCGACGGCACGGCTGTCGAGTCCGTTGCCCGGGGGGGCGTTGACGCTCCACGTCCAGGCAAGCCCGTTTCCGCGGGCCAACGGGCAGTCGCGAGCAATGGCCGTGCTCGAGGTGGCGGGCGCCGACCTGGAGCGGAGCCTCTCGACGGCCGGGGCTGACGTCACCGTCGAGTACCGGATCGCCGCGAACGACGTCCAGGGACGGGTCGTGGCGGCCGACGCCGGCACCGTGAGGATCCGCCTGTCGAAGGATCGGCAGGCGGCCCCGCCGCGGCAGCTCCGGATGTTCGCCCACCTCGATCTCTTGCCCGGCGCGTACCGCGTGCGGGCCGCCGTGGCGCATGGCGACGCTCACGGCGTCGTCGCCGGCGACATCGACGTCCCCGATCTCCGGAAGGTCCGTCTGGCCGTGACGCCGCTCTTCCTCGTATCGAGTGGTGCCTCGACCGTCCCCGTGCGCCGTGAGGACTACGCGCCATTCCGCGGCCGGCTCCCGGCCGCGCCGACGACCCGACGGGTCTTCCACCCAGGCGAGGCGATAGAGACGTATCTGGAGGTCTGGGCAGGCCGCGACGCGGCGGCCGCGGGCGCAGCCGGTAGGCCGACGGCACGCGCCGCACTCGTGGACTCGGTGGGCGCCGAGGTGGTACGCGTGCCCGTCAGCGTCGGCGCGGCGGGGCGTGGGCTGGCCGGCGGTCTCGTCTTCCCGGTGACGGCGCGCACGTTGCTGGACAGCCTGCCGGCAGGGCGGTACGAACTGCGCGTGGCGATCGCGTCTGGCAGGGCGACGCCGATCACGCGCAGCGTCGGGTTCTCGCTGACGCCGTAG
- a CDS encoding fibronectin type III domain-containing protein: MADYTVRFVSTPGAARAALLIALLATTGVPARADAQSAVGHRATSGEAAPGLPAALQSAPDDPSVAPGRDATWDLLAAAPVLHDWRISGSALKPRENDVSYTVNSTGGCTYVTAGDASTVWNAVPNLPDGAVVNTLRMYSYDTSGSNSSAWLTVYDLYGGFVQEFNVTSSGNTGNGFTDSATINHTVDYSVYSYLLNWRPVVTGSTMQLCGFRVFYTIPLLVPGPPLNLSASASSGTVTISWAPPSSGGDADSYVLEAGSAPGLANLAVVPVTATSFSAAGVPHGSFYLRVRGVNATGTGPASAEVHLVVP; this comes from the coding sequence ATGGCCGATTACACCGTCCGATTCGTGTCGACACCTGGCGCCGCGCGGGCCGCCCTTCTGATAGCGCTGCTGGCCACGACCGGGGTGCCGGCGCGCGCCGACGCCCAGTCGGCCGTCGGGCATCGGGCCACGAGCGGCGAGGCAGCGCCCGGGCTGCCCGCTGCGCTGCAGTCGGCGCCGGACGACCCGTCGGTGGCCCCCGGGCGGGACGCCACGTGGGACCTGCTGGCGGCCGCGCCCGTCCTCCACGACTGGCGGATCAGCGGGTCGGCCCTCAAGCCTCGCGAGAACGACGTGTCCTACACCGTCAACTCGACCGGCGGCTGCACATACGTCACGGCGGGAGACGCGAGCACCGTCTGGAACGCAGTGCCGAACCTTCCCGACGGCGCGGTGGTCAACACGCTGCGGATGTACTCCTACGACACGAGCGGCAGCAACTCCAGTGCCTGGCTCACGGTGTACGACCTCTACGGCGGATTCGTCCAGGAGTTCAACGTCACCTCGAGCGGCAACACCGGCAACGGCTTCACCGACTCGGCGACGATCAACCACACGGTGGACTACTCGGTCTACTCGTACCTGCTGAACTGGCGGCCCGTCGTCACCGGCTCCACCATGCAGCTGTGCGGGTTCCGTGTGTTCTACACCATCCCGTTGCTGGTGCCCGGGCCGCCATTGAACCTGTCGGCGTCGGCGAGCAGCGGGACGGTCACCATCTCGTGGGCGCCGCCGTCCTCGGGCGGCGACGCGGATTCCTACGTGCTCGAGGCAGGCTCGGCGCCTGGGCTCGCCAACCTCGCCGTGGTCCCCGTCACCGCGACGTCGTTCTCCGCGGCGGGCGTGCCCCACGGCAGCTTCTACCTTCGGGTGCGCGGCGTGAACGCCACGGGCACCGGGCCCGCGAGCGCGGAGGTGCACCTCGTGGTGCCGTAG
- a CDS encoding DMT family transporter — protein sequence MPSLPVSLPRVPALRESAAFADWALLATPGLIWGASFLFIAEGLDALPPDGVTFLRFVIGFATLSLVPAARRPVRREDRATIAGLGVLWMAFPMSLFPHAEQHVSSALTGMLNGAIPLLAAAAGVVFTRTLPSRAVVLALAVGFLGAVVMALPDLGEGGSSARGVALISLALVAYGISIHIARPLQQRNGALPVVWRALATSMIVTAPLGLPALGQARWAPHAYLAVAALGAFGTALANVILASAAGRLGATRASGTAFIIPVVALVLGVAVRGEHVAAVSVAGGALCLAGAWLLRRATTTPVPSPSLSRAR from the coding sequence ATGCCCTCGCTGCCCGTGTCCCTGCCGCGCGTGCCCGCCCTGCGCGAGTCGGCCGCGTTCGCCGACTGGGCGCTCCTCGCCACGCCGGGCCTCATCTGGGGCGCGTCGTTCCTGTTCATCGCCGAGGGCCTCGACGCGCTGCCGCCCGACGGCGTGACGTTCCTCCGCTTCGTCATCGGCTTTGCGACGCTCTCGCTCGTGCCCGCCGCGCGGCGACCCGTACGCCGCGAGGACCGCGCCACGATTGCAGGTCTCGGCGTCCTCTGGATGGCATTTCCGATGAGTCTCTTCCCGCACGCCGAGCAACACGTCTCGTCGGCGCTCACGGGCATGCTGAACGGCGCGATTCCGCTGCTGGCCGCCGCCGCGGGCGTCGTCTTCACGCGAACCCTGCCGTCGAGGGCGGTGGTGCTCGCCCTGGCGGTCGGCTTCCTGGGGGCCGTGGTCATGGCGCTGCCGGACCTCGGCGAGGGCGGGAGCAGCGCCCGCGGCGTGGCCCTCATCTCGCTGGCCCTGGTCGCCTACGGCATCTCGATCCACATCGCCCGGCCGCTGCAGCAGCGAAACGGCGCCCTGCCCGTGGTGTGGCGGGCGCTCGCGACGTCGATGATCGTGACGGCGCCGCTCGGTCTGCCGGCACTCGGCCAGGCCCGCTGGGCGCCCCACGCATACCTCGCCGTTGCGGCGCTGGGCGCGTTCGGCACCGCGCTCGCCAACGTCATCCTGGCATCCGCCGCCGGACGGCTCGGGGCCACGCGCGCGTCCGGCACCGCCTTCATCATTCCCGTGGTCGCGCTCGTCCTGGGCGTGGCCGTCCGCGGCGAGCACGTGGCCGCCGTCTCCGTCGCCGGCGGCGCGCTGTGCCTGGCGGGGGCGTGGCTGCTGCGCCGCGCCACCACGACGCCCGTTCCGTCCCCGTCCCTGTCGCGCGCCCGATGA